CCGGGCAGGGAAGACGCCCCGCTGAACTACGCGTACATGATCCAGTGGTGGCTGTTCGCCGCCGCGGTGCCCGTCGGCTGGTGGGTCCTGGTGCGCCGGGAGCTCCGCGACCGCGCGGAGGCGGCGGCCACCGAGGAGAAGCCGGCCGAGCCCGAACCGGCCGCTGTCTGACCCCTCCCCGGCACACCGCGCGCGCGGTGTCCCGGTCCCGCGCGCGCGGTGTCTCGGCGCACCGGCTCGGGTGTAACGGATCTCTCACCGGTTCCTAACCCACCCGGCCCCCTCCCCTGATTGCCACACCCGTCTGGCGGGAAACCGGACCCCGTGCACCAGCGCATCGAGGATTACGCCGTCATCGGCGACGAACAGACGGCAGCCCTGGTCGGCAGGGACGGTTCCGTGGACTGGCTCTGCCTGCCACGCTTCGACTCGGCGGCCTGCTTCTCCAGGCTCCTGGGGGACGAGGAGAACGGCCACTGGAGAATCGCGCCCAAGGGCGCACACGGCCCCTGCACCCGGCGGGCCTACCGGCCGGGCACCCTCGTGCTCGACACCGAGTGGGAGACCGACGAGGGGGCGGTCCGGGTCACCGACCTGATGCCGCAGCGCGACACCGCGCCCGACCTGATCCGGATCGTCGAGGGCGTCCGCGGCAAGGTAACCGTGCGCAGCACCCTGCGGCTGCGCTTCGACTACGGCTCGATCATGCCGTGGATGCGCAAGTCGGACGGCCACCGGGTGGCCGTCGCGGGACCCGACTCGGTGTGGCTGCGCACCGAGCCCGCCGTGCGCACCTGGGGCAAGGACTTCGGCACCCACTCGGAGTTCACCGTCGAGGAGGGCGAGCGGGTCGCGTTCGTGCTGACCTGGCACCCCTCGCACGAGCCGCGCCCGCGGATAGTGGACCCCGACGAGGCGCTGCGCGCCAGCGTCGCCGACTGGCAGGCCTGGTCCGCGCGGTGCCGCTACGACGGCCCGCACCGGGACACCGTGCTGCGCTCCCTGATCACCCTGAAGGCGCTGACCTACGCGCCCACCGGCGGCATCGTCGCCGCCGCCACCACCTCGCTGCCCGAGCAGCTGGGCGGGGTCCGCAACTGGGACTACCGCTACTGCTGGCTGCGCGACTCCACCCTCACCCTGGGCGCCCTCCTCAAGGCGGGCTATCTGGAGGAGGCGGAGGCCTGGCGGAACTGGCTGCTGCGCGCGGTCGCGGGCGACCCGGCCGACCTCCAGATCATGTACGGCCTGGCGGGCGAGCGGAGGCTGCCCGAGTTCGAACTGCCGTGGTTGTCGGGGTTCGCGGGCTCGGCGCCGGTCCGGATCGGCAACGGCGCCGTCGACCAGGTGCAGCTCGACGTGTACGGCGAGGTGATGGACTCGCTGTGGCTGGCCCGGCACGCGGGGCTGACCAGCAGGCCGCACATCTGGGCGCTCCAGTGCGCGCTGATGGACTTCCTGCGCACGGCCTGGCGGGAGCCGGACGAGGGGCTGTGGGAGGTGCGCGGCGGGCGTCGGCACTTCGTGCACTCCAAGGTGATGGTGTGGGTGGCGGTCGACCGCGCGGTGCGCACCATGGAGGAGAACCCCGAGCTGGAGGGCGACCTCGACGGCTGGCGGGCGATGCGCGACGAGGTCCACCGGGAGGTGTGCGAGAAGGGCTACGACCCGGAGCGCAACACGTTCACCCAGTCCTACGGCTCCCCCGAACTCGACGCGTCGCTGCTGCTCATCCCGCGCGTCGGTTTCCTGCCGCCCGACGATCCGCGGGTGGTCGGCACCGTCGACGCGATCCGTGCCGAGCTGGACCACGACGGGCTCGTGCTGCGCTACAGCGCGGGGAAGACGGACGTCGACGGGCTGCCGGGCGACGAGGGCGCGTTCCTGGTCTGCTCGTTCTGGCTCGCGGACGCGCTGCATCTGACCGGCCGCACCGAGGAGGCCAGGGAGCTGTTCGAA
The sequence above is a segment of the Streptomyces griseoviridis genome. Coding sequences within it:
- a CDS encoding glycoside hydrolase family 15 protein — translated: MHQRIEDYAVIGDEQTAALVGRDGSVDWLCLPRFDSAACFSRLLGDEENGHWRIAPKGAHGPCTRRAYRPGTLVLDTEWETDEGAVRVTDLMPQRDTAPDLIRIVEGVRGKVTVRSTLRLRFDYGSIMPWMRKSDGHRVAVAGPDSVWLRTEPAVRTWGKDFGTHSEFTVEEGERVAFVLTWHPSHEPRPRIVDPDEALRASVADWQAWSARCRYDGPHRDTVLRSLITLKALTYAPTGGIVAAATTSLPEQLGGVRNWDYRYCWLRDSTLTLGALLKAGYLEEAEAWRNWLLRAVAGDPADLQIMYGLAGERRLPEFELPWLSGFAGSAPVRIGNGAVDQVQLDVYGEVMDSLWLARHAGLTSRPHIWALQCALMDFLRTAWREPDEGLWEVRGGRRHFVHSKVMVWVAVDRAVRTMEENPELEGDLDGWRAMRDEVHREVCEKGYDPERNTFTQSYGSPELDASLLLIPRVGFLPPDDPRVVGTVDAIRAELDHDGLVLRYSAGKTDVDGLPGDEGAFLVCSFWLADALHLTGRTEEARELFERLVGLTNDVGLLSEEYDPVTGSLLGNFPQAFSHIGLVNTALALFWDDQPD